aaatattcaaataattgcaaaaacgTCGTTAAGGCATAATtacaattctaaaatttaaattcaaattctaactaaaaatatatattatgtattatttaataatttttttaaaattcatatttgaCACTATTTTAGAGgaagaatctaaaatttaaattcaaattattattaaaaatatatattatgtattatgaTGATGAATTGAACTTGGAATGAAGCAATCCAAATGTgcttaggaaaaaaaatgacgaTCTTGATGACGAAGGAAAGGAAAACACGACTAGAAATAGGAACCAAACTTTCGAAGGGCCAGATGGTGGACAAACTAAATTAAGCACATTGGAAACAACCCCTACCACTCAATGACAAGAGGGAGATGAATCACGgtatgagaaaaagaaacgaaCTGAATATAAACAACCTATTCATAATGTTTAGAATGCATCTTAATAACTAACATGTGTACATAATTGTAATAGGGGCACAAAGGATGTTGAGGAGAAATCAACATGTTGATAAGGTTAATTGACgaaaaagttatatatgatgaaatgaagaaaaaagatcgGATGAAAATGGTATAGTACTGTATGTTTgacatatatttgttataatgaatgattattaaattttaagaattgtGAATCCCAATTACAACGTATTTGTGACTCTAACCGTGTGAAATAAgttaattatgtatatatttttgttatgaaCAAATTGGATCTGTTTGTTATCATCAGTGACTTGTAACTTTTAGGATTGTGTATTTGAATTATAGAGAATTTCTGGTTTGAGTACTTTATTGATGAGATAAGTAATGTATATGTAAATTATATTGTATCTGACGTAATGAACCTATTGATGTAATTTTCAATTACGATATTTTTGaggtatttaaattcaattttttttataaatattttagaatataaataatatgaaaatgctacaaaaatgttgaatttatatttgctattattttagggatatgatgtaatatttgaattcaaaatattgtGACTCGGGAATTGTTGAAATTCTCTTagctatttttattattaaccatacatacatactatgtattatctaataattttttaaaataatttgaaatataaataatacggaaatgttaattaatatttcctattattttagggatatgatgtaatatttgaattcaaaatattatgaaatataatgaatcAGGAACAGTTGAAATTCTCTTAGCCATTTTCTAGGGAAAATCGTTGTTAAACATAAGAATCCAAAAATcgaaaaatttgttatgaattatagGCATATATTTAGGAGATATTAGAGAATTGTCAAACCcgaaaatatcataaattactTAAGATTTTCTAAAACTGATTGTAGTTTGCAAATATActtgttcgcacgagatttccgaagaaatttgattcgtggtgttgaacttgagttgatgttgtatttttgttgatttgatgcgatgtggttcgatctctagaatttgatcatcTAATTCTCTCTCAATTTGATACTTACACTTGATTTGAGTAAGCGGAGGAGGTGATGTTCTTGAAAGTGGAGGTtttgaagaaagtttgtatcttccaAAAAGTTTCAATCTTGGAGGATGGTTGACTTCAGAAGTTTTCTAACTCTGGGAGAATTCTCTTTAGACATTTTGggtaaaaaatttctaaacttctctatttatagaattaTCTGGTGGGCTTTATGGACTTGAGCCTTGTTGGTCCATGGACAAGACCCATGAGCTCAACTATATGTATTTGAGTCATATTTATCATTTGAGctcaattaaacttatttttagttcaattgaACTTaatccaagtaaataatatttaattgaacaaaaataattaatttgatccaaCGGTTAGgatgaaaacatgtgacagaatttgtcaatttatattttcaattttaatttaggacaaatgtcaattttaattaatcccaatttcaattatacatatttttcatcattagtTTAGTAAATGATGTGACCATTTGTGATTGGTCTAAAAAATTCTATGTGCTTTGTTAGGAAGTATCACTGTACATGTAAAATATGTATTGTCCTACATAAATGGGTTTAAACgggtaaaaaaaaagtcaaaaaaatCTGAAACCGTCGGTTTTGCCaaaaacttaatattttttagttttgctatattttaatttgttatattagaTTTTGTCATTCTCACGATTATCTCTTCTTGTAGTTGATGCAGGTCATACCAAACACGTgttgaatgtttttctttatatttttctgttttaaaaaaatataaaaacgaAAATGTACTTATAAGCAATTTGAGGGATACTATTATATGACAGTattctaaaacataaaaaatatagcaaaatttatctttttattgtCACTTATGATAGACCAATACTTTCAATATGTCGTAACAGACTTTTATTATCGATAGACTCCtagatattttgttatgtttacatgttctttaaaatttgaaattgttttaaaatgaaaagccaaccctatattttctaaacttaaaaagttgttaatttaattattgtaagaattggattaatttaagtttttagcAGCTTGGGAAGTaaccctaaatttttttaaattatttatatgtttgaaaattttgaagtgtaatatttaattttaaaaagaaaagaaaagaaaaactaaaaactaaaaactaatgCAAATTACTCGAGCAAAATTCACAATGCTACTTACCGATTTTTTCTCGGGCCTTCCATGGATAATAAAGGTAAGATAATTGACTCGTCAAATAAAATTCTCacaacaaattttactttctaaaaatattgttcTTCTCACTTAATGCACTTACCTTAAagtaaattgtttaaatttatagataatttatatttttgataacaatatcactttctttttttctatcatgCGAAAACAAGTTTGACATGACCGTTCATGAGGTTCGAATCCTCCAACCTTCAATtagtacaaaaagaaaacatttttagaatttaagtTCGATAACAATggagtttttttataaaaaaaaattagaaaagaaaacaaactatttacccaaaataattttttatttttttaaataagaccttaaaattaagcattttctctctaattcttacattgttttttttcaacgTTATTAAGTATTATTGAATTTCTAGCTAAATTTGAAAAGCAAgttgttaaaaaatgattttttaaataatattggttagaatatattgaacaaaaatgaaaatagagaaCATAGATACTGACTCAGATTCTTCACAATCTaaacaaatggaaaatgagttaaaaagaatagaagaGAAAGCGAATGTGATAGAAAAGATACAGTTACACcacaatcaaaatattttcttcaacattGAGATCAATTAGCTATTATAAACAAGGTACaagtttcctttttcttcaaattcttaTGGCACTGAGTCAAATTCATAATAGATTTAGGCGAATATAGATATGAAGAGGCAAATGGACTTTGATTCTATACATTACTTACAATCATTTCCTCATGAAATCCACTCCCAAATCCATTTAAGAGTAAATCCCTATTCAAAACAACTCGACATCAATGCTCAATCCGTCTGTCTACAATCGCTTCGAAGGAAATATCTCCACGAGACCTGAGAATAACGCATGTGTGCATCAGGCAACTTGAAATAAGTTTGAATGTATAGACTATCCTACTAAATATTTCGATTTGACAAACCCTGGAGAAATTTGACCGTGCTTCGACGCAACAAAGTTTTCATGACACGTCAAACTTTGCAGCAAAAGCAAGAAGCAATACCTTTGTCTCCAAGAATCTTGATGGTGATGAGATTGAATTTTACGGCGCTATTGAGTTCTCTTATCATTCAAATCGTTTAACATCGAATTTTGTAAGGCCCGTTCTTGCATAGAAGGAAACGCGTATGCAATGTTTCGGTCTACAACgtcctttttcttcaaatcatCATCAATATTGGCGTAATCCAAATTTTGCAACATATTAGGAAGTTTCATGTTACCATCCTTGGGAAACATCATGTCCATTTCCAAGTCAAATTTGTCCTTTGAGATGATGAAGCCTCTATTGGTTGAAGAAGCACTGTATTGTAGGCTGGCTTCTTCGTCTTCTGTTACCCATGCTCGAAAATCAACCATTGATGGAGGGATCTTAGACCAGAAAACATCCTTCAGATTTCCAACAAACCCTTTGGTAAAGGGGTTGACCTTCTTATCATAGCGGTAACgaaaattttcataagttGTCTGCAAAAGATTAACGTTCAAAATGCAACCAAGAATAGTATGTTATGTATGCAAATACTTTCAGAGTCAAGTTGAACAAAATAGAAGGCTCTTATCCATGACTATAAccacatatttatatttggtttaGACACTTTCATGGATCACATACTCAAATGGTAAGATAAATACAGGTGTCATATgtaaaaacataaagctctacCTGGTTGGTACACATTAGATAGATATGGAAAACTGTCAGCCCTCCGACGAACCAGACAGATACAAAGCAGTATACAACAAGGATAACTGACAAGATATCATTTGAGATGACACTCCATACGCTGCCAGTTTGTCGAACAATGGTAATCCACGAAAATGTGAAGACGTATATACACAAAATGGTAGATGTTGATATAAACATTATGAAAAATCGATAATTTCTCTGCAACAAAATGCAAATAAGAAATGGTTAATTTGTTGCAGGCAAACATATTTAAACTAGCACGTTCAAGCTGCTGTTTGATATGCTTTCACAAACAGTTGAAGATCTCCATGTTTAAGTAGCAGAAAGTAGTCTAGAGATATTGAAAAACGgaataaaatgaacaataacTCAGCTTCAATCAGCAAGCCTTGTACAAAAGTGAACTGCTACCACAATCATTGGAAACAAAcatgatataaaatatttaaagaacaAGTGAAGTTCCAAGTGTTCATTCACATCATGCTTGGTTGAGTAGACCGTTGTTAACATGAATATTGTGTAATGTTGCagttattctttttatcataaaaGGTTGAATCCCATACTTCAGGATGACTTACCAGTCCAATGCACTGACCTACCCATGGGCAGTGGTGATCAAACTTCTGAACACAATTGTTGCAGATAGAGCAATGAGAAGCCCGTGGTGGACGATATAAAAGGCAAGTGTCACAAAACTTCACTTTCACCGAGTATCCGTTGATTGTTATATCCTTTACTCGAGGTATTTTCAGATTAGGCGTCTTGTGATTGACCCACTCCATAGAAGGGGTGGTCATGTCTATTTCTTCTGAGTCAGGTGGTATCGAGTTTCTTGGAATGATCCCAGGATCTCTACCAGAAgtcaagaagagaaaaagaaaatcctgCACAGAACAACTTACTGATCAGGTTGGCACCATCAGTTGTTGAAGAGCTTAAATTAGACAAGCAAAAGTCAGCTTTTCACAAACCAAAAATGTAAGAACCAATCCTCCAATCAATGCAGGGAAGTGAAAAGGTTGATTAACACTACGGATTGCCACTAGCATTCGTATGCAGAATGTTATTGCAGGACCACCGATTAAAAATGATGTTAAAAAGAGCGATGCACCGTCTTGACCAAAAACTAGCCTCCCACCACATAAGAATTTCTAGCAGACAAAAGAGTATGCATCAGTACCAGAATCAGCACAGCCTTAAACAGCAAAAGCTTATAAGATACTGTAATGAAGGATCCTTTCTATTACCTATCAATCATACATTTATAATGGTAACTTCTTCCATGAACATTGAAAACTACcacatttaataaatattaacagAATCTTCATAAAGGATTTGCACTAAAAAATATCTGCATTAGATTctaaacaaaaaggaaaaatagcACAAATTAAGGGGGTGAAAAATAGATACAGAGACAATTACTGCATATATGATATAGTATCTCACACAATCATAGTAAAtagattatttaatataaaatggtTCAAACAGCTCAATCCATAGAATTGAGGATATCGCATGATTACCAAGGGAGGCCCTTACAAGAGACATCTTGgattcaaaaactaaaaagatcaACTAGATTTTACAAGAATTaaggaacaaaagaaaagggtaGAAAGATAATGAATGCCTCTATTACCCTGAGCAAGGTAAATTACAAAGAACAGATTTTATAGAATaagaaaagttcaaataattgaattcaaTGAATTGAGGATAAATCATGATCATCATTTATCAAGGAAGATCTTTATAATAGATATACATAATAAAACCCAACGGCTTCATTAAATTCAGAAACTAGAAGAGCAACTCCTAACaacaaattaagaagaaaaaagatgaaagagaGATAATGGATGAAGCTATTACATCACTATGTAACTAACTAGAAGGAATACGATGATAACTACAtcaaaagataaagaaaaagaaaaggttcaTCAAAGGGGATCCTTATAACAGGTATGCACTAATGATTAAAACCCAATGGCTGCATATGATTCAAAACCTAAATGGGAAAATAATCTCACCCAGGTAACTACTAAGAAAAGTGCAAAAAAGTTAAACAGTGATTAAGGGAGATCCACATAACATTATAGATTAAACCCAATAATGTGCATtggattaaaaaacaaaataactaataaCATATTAACAAAGAAAgcagagaagagagaaatttaCATTGTTTCCTTTCCAGACATGGTAGAGCCTCCTTTGAGGTGGTTTATGAGAAGGAATATGGATAGCATTAGAGGGAGAACCATCCCAACCCTGTTCTTCGTTcataatttctaaaagaaatttcgTTTGTCTGAtagaaaacacaaaatcttAGGGTGTTCGTGGTAATGATTCACAGACACCCacattaaacaaacaaaaaaaaattcccctTTCAATTTCCCTCATCAAATCTGTGAAAGAACGACATgggttttcaatttcaaacaataataGTTCAGAATCAATGAACCccagaaaaaaataatttcacacCCTTACgatatagaaaacaaaaacaaaaacacaaaagcaAAATTCCCCTTCTCGTGTcgcctccctccctccctaGCTCTGAATTCTTTTCccttcccttttctctctctctaaccAACTCAGTGGCTGAGACCCTCTAACAATTTCCCTAGTTATTGCGAGGTTTCCGCCGCAAAACCTCTCATGAcagggaaaaaaagagaggaagagagagagagagagaagggaagagaaggagaaagagagaggtGTAGAATGGTTTTGCGAAGGCCAAAGAAGCTTAGGGCAAATTGGTTTTGATGCTTCGCCGTGAAGCGCTTTTCCGTTGGGATGTCGTTGGATCTTGCTTGCATTTGTATTACCCGCCAAAACCATTTCTTCTATGTAATATCTGTTTTTTTAGTTACCATTTTATGtatttcttttcccttttaatATTTGCACAAATTTGGTTATAATTTATACCCTCTACAGAAAACCAATTTGTAAGTTATATTCACTAATTAAATAGGGAAAGTTTTTAGTACTATGGTGTGACTTGTCACAAAAGATGAATTTCGGAATTGTATAGGGGTTAATGAAATCAATATGTATATTGCTTAATGCTATATTGTTTTTCCATGGACTActttatttgagaaattagTCTTTAACATTGTCATCTTACAGTTGAATCTATATAAACCTTTTGTTTCCAGACATACCCAAACCTTTACATAGTttacttgatttttctttaaccaTTGAAAAATGTAGATTTAAGAAAGAATAGAATGTTGAAGATGAAAGTAATGTAgatttaagaaagaaagttgAGGATGAAagtagtatttataaaattaatttgcaaaaacaaaaacatagcCTAAATAAACTGAACCATTTTAGTAGATAAATAAGTGCACATTTGGTAGTTTAAAAGCACTCTAAAACACACCTTGGGacttaattttacatttttaactgCATATTTCATAacattaaaatacatttacatGTGATTTTAAACCTCATTCTTACATGTTTAGACCACGCTACACAATAGACGAAGCATTTTTAGATTTGAGCATTCATTTAATATTCCATTCCATCACACCAAATCAAAATGGTAAGCTAAAATAGattcaaaccaaaatatagGCCAGTCAAATATCACATcagtatatttttaatatctatACAATTGATCTTCAATTCATCTTCATGAGATCCATATATTGCTTTCTAAGGACAAGATCAGTC
This is a stretch of genomic DNA from Cucumis sativus cultivar 9930 chromosome 4, Cucumber_9930_V3, whole genome shotgun sequence. It encodes these proteins:
- the LOC101207752 gene encoding probable protein S-acyltransferase 1 → MNEEQGWDGSPSNAIHIPSHKPPQRRLYHVWKGNNKFLCGGRLVFGQDGASLFLTSFLIGGPAITFCIRMLVAIRSVNQPFHFPALIGGLVLTFLDFLFLFLTSGRDPGIIPRNSIPPDSEEIDMTTPSMEWVNHKTPNLKIPRVKDITINGYSVKVKFCDTCLLYRPPRASHCSICNNCVQKFDHHCPWVGQCIGLRNYRFFIMFISTSTILCIYVFTFSWITIVRQTGSVWSVISNDILSVILVVYCFVSVWFVGGLTVFHIYLMCTNQTTYENFRYRYDKKVNPFTKGFVGNLKDVFWSKIPPSMVDFRAWVTEDEEASLQYSASSTNRGFIISKDKFDLEMDMMFPKDGNMKLPNMLQNLDYANIDDDLKKKDVVDRNIAYAFPSMQERALQNSMLNDLNDKRTQ